A section of the Desulfobulbaceae bacterium genome encodes:
- a CDS encoding response regulator, whose amino-acid sequence MKTRLLIVEDELDLLDNMHIYLESFGYEISTATDGLNALEQIHNSIFDIVITDIKMPNMDGLQLLKHIKKKCPQTDVVISTGFTGEYSYMDVINAGAIDYITKPFLKEEFQAKINRVIRERNVLKKLKEELSKRKQTEERLSKYQDDLEKQVRYRTDELSLNRELLGSINRAQSQFIVETKVEKLFEDLLRDLLLLTKSEYGYIGEVHHTDQGVPYLKTHAITNIAWNEETSDFFEKNSPTGMEFRNLKTLFGTVLNTGEAVISNDPATDHRRGGLPEGHPPLNKFMALPFFHGDKFIGMVGIANRPGGYDKKIVTFLQPFLAICAIIIHSYRINQNRLQAEQELREAHGKLEARVEERTAELQLAKKAAEDANHAKSEFLANMSHEIRTPMNAILGMNRLALESVSSPEPREYLEIVQQSAEALLALINDILDFSKIEAGQISLDEVPFDLDSVLVAATQTLAVKAQEKALELKKYHLPVGLHTALLGDEYRLRQILLNLIGNAIKFTETGGISIEVEEVSHDENEIVLQFCVKDTGIGLPPKEHNHIFDKFAQVDSSVTRKFGGTGLGLAISKKITELLDGKIWVESELGKGSSFFFTARYLKCDPSLVQSKSPNVSGKLFLPPLDILLVEDNQFNRDLAQIVLAKEGHTVICAKNGIEALEKLTEGNYDVILMDIQMPELDGIETTMFIRKCESKADISSKTHHKLLLRVQNSIRGMRIPIVAMTANAMAGDRRKCIDVGMDDYVTKPFQPEEVLQVIARVTGKNLLHKETIGSTQKEEKRGGQCELVKTEEVRKHLVEKYGIPIEHIDVMLEKAQKSLVEELNNAEEAIILGELDSLSRAAHSIKGVLNNMGLNCFANLANRIEHKQVREMEDLKHALSEQLRVLRKGLSGLL is encoded by the coding sequence ATGAAAACACGATTACTCATAGTTGAAGATGAGTTGGATCTGTTAGATAACATGCACATTTATCTGGAATCCTTTGGGTATGAAATATCAACGGCAACAGATGGACTTAATGCTCTTGAACAAATACATAATTCAATTTTCGATATTGTTATTACTGACATAAAAATGCCCAATATGGACGGCCTGCAACTCCTTAAACATATCAAAAAAAAATGTCCTCAAACTGATGTTGTTATATCAACCGGATTCACTGGGGAATACAGCTATATGGATGTAATTAATGCCGGGGCTATCGACTACATTACAAAACCATTTCTTAAAGAAGAGTTTCAAGCGAAAATAAACCGCGTTATCCGTGAACGTAATGTCTTGAAAAAACTTAAGGAAGAACTCAGCAAACGAAAACAAACTGAGGAGAGGCTGAGTAAGTATCAAGATGACCTTGAAAAGCAGGTGCGGTACCGAACCGATGAGCTTAGTCTTAATCGTGAATTATTAGGGTCCATTAATCGAGCCCAATCACAGTTCATTGTCGAAACCAAGGTTGAAAAGTTGTTCGAAGATCTTCTCCGTGACCTTCTTTTGTTAACCAAGAGTGAATATGGTTATATCGGAGAGGTTCATCATACCGACCAAGGTGTTCCATATCTAAAAACCCACGCGATTACAAATATTGCATGGAATGAGGAGACTAGTGATTTTTTTGAAAAAAATTCTCCCACCGGCATGGAATTTCGTAACCTTAAGACCCTTTTTGGAACTGTATTGAACACTGGGGAGGCGGTTATTTCTAATGATCCAGCTACCGACCATAGGCGGGGAGGCCTTCCAGAAGGACATCCTCCTTTGAATAAATTTATGGCGCTGCCGTTTTTCCATGGCGATAAATTTATTGGCATGGTGGGTATTGCTAATCGTCCAGGCGGATATGATAAAAAGATTGTCACGTTTCTTCAGCCCTTTTTAGCAATATGTGCCATTATCATTCACAGCTACAGGATAAACCAGAACCGCTTGCAAGCAGAGCAGGAATTGCGAGAAGCCCATGGAAAACTTGAAGCGAGAGTAGAAGAACGTACTGCAGAACTTCAACTGGCTAAAAAAGCGGCTGAGGATGCAAATCATGCAAAAAGCGAGTTCCTTGCTAACATGAGTCATGAAATCAGAACGCCAATGAATGCCATTTTAGGGATGAATCGACTGGCTCTTGAATCGGTCAGTAGTCCAGAACCACGTGAATATTTAGAAATAGTGCAGCAGTCCGCAGAAGCACTTCTTGCCCTGATTAATGACATCCTGGATTTTTCTAAAATTGAAGCAGGCCAAATTAGTTTGGATGAGGTACCTTTTGACTTAGATAGTGTATTAGTTGCAGCTACCCAAACCCTAGCAGTTAAAGCCCAGGAAAAAGCTTTAGAATTAAAAAAATATCACCTACCTGTCGGGTTACATACGGCATTACTGGGTGACGAATATAGATTGCGTCAGATTCTACTTAATTTAATTGGTAATGCAATTAAGTTTACTGAAACTGGTGGGATCAGCATTGAAGTGGAAGAAGTATCTCACGATGAAAATGAAATTGTTCTCCAGTTTTGTGTCAAAGATACAGGCATTGGTTTACCTCCAAAGGAGCACAATCATATCTTTGATAAGTTTGCCCAGGTAGATAGCAGTGTGACAAGAAAATTCGGTGGAACAGGACTTGGTTTGGCAATCTCTAAAAAGATCACTGAATTGTTGGATGGAAAAATATGGGTAGAAAGTGAATTAGGTAAAGGTAGCTCGTTTTTCTTCACAGCTCGTTACTTAAAATGTGACCCAAGTTTAGTTCAAAGTAAGTCTCCTAATGTGTCTGGAAAATTATTTTTACCACCATTGGATATTCTTCTTGTTGAGGACAATCAATTCAACCGAGATCTAGCCCAAATAGTACTAGCAAAGGAAGGTCATACAGTAATTTGTGCTAAAAATGGCATAGAGGCTTTAGAAAAGCTGACCGAAGGCAATTATGATGTAATTCTAATGGACATCCAGATGCCGGAGTTAGATGGGATTGAAACCACCATGTTCATAAGAAAGTGTGAAAGCAAAGCAGATATTTCTTCGAAAACCCACCATAAGCTGCTTCTTCGTGTCCAAAACAGTATAAGAGGGATGCGGATACCAATTGTTGCCATGACAGCAAATGCCATGGCCGGTGATCGAAGAAAATGTATTGACGTCGGCATGGATGATTATGTTACAAAACCATTCCAACCAGAGGAGGTTCTTCAAGTAATCGCTCGAGTTACTGGCAAAAATTTGCTGCACAAAGAGACAATTGGCTCTACTCAAAAAGAAGAAAAAAGGGGTGGACAGTGTGAGCTTGTAAAAACTGAAGAGGTTCGTAAACATCTTGTCGAGAAGTATGGGATCCCTATTGAGCATATAGACGTGATGCTGGAGAAGGCCCAAAAATCTTTGGTCGAAGAATTGAACAATGCAGAAGAAGCAATTATTCTGGGTGAATTAGATTCACTAAGCCGTGCAGCCCACAGCATAAAAGGTGTTTTGAATAATATGGGGCTCAATTGTTTTGCAAATCTTGCGAATCGAATTGAACATAAGCAAGTGCGAGAGATGG